From the genome of Fusarium oxysporum f. sp. lycopersici 4287 chromosome 3, whole genome shotgun sequence, one region includes:
- a CDS encoding hypothetical protein (At least one base has a quality score < 10), whose translation MEEAFSRRRRLDDERSRKFLGIAALDPRVVVGSFVATNDSLSSTGIKSNHMSAVVDRSRFDASLVSARIDMEALRKNDGNVVELDFEPETHIQCLSTVRSDLASYSPFTPGRQRYPIKLYSSDLSEEARADIIEEQVCEQQQSSDGELFYRLSLHWGTYKNDVSPPDNKWLDELLRYLRRIDHFWSQICPTSEIKRKVDAATIEILDNQAPGSVQEAFDQKDLFINLEDAQRDLVWTRILEATRDRTVPTVHSFFRNLGYLGAVAYSMDRLRDPPPSKRPTKDRRQKRKKRPEFKRDSQKKVSLRQGFQDGFQKDAMDNRVIQASENCYKMVHAEHIDGFELGYQTLWAFCLRWHPMLPRLESDHRVIGETDQEQSVLAHFAKLAHRIGFRSSRINDIQQQSTATGLANKQEPSKKALENMRHMLFVPNFYNTTAEMLAFPPFFVQRSLYLDIFSSCQADAITTMLCTGLQEQDHIIVEAQNERRLEDNVERCLGQQLAEARDTISQLRNSLKALQVEHAICGGLKAELEKCSLASLKQAQDAEFSRSVLQQQLHDLQHSRSKGQWAASGHRKLLQSNENDQQPLQAGPDQEKATAGGNTPLALPDSDMPDWDLDVSNEAPTYQWSSSQEDLDIRLEVQRLLA comes from the exons ATGGAGGAGGCTTTCTCGCGGCGAAGAAGACTCGATGACGAGAGATCTCGCAAGTTTCTCGGTATAGCTGCCCTGGATCCCCGTGTTGTTGTGGGCTCTTTTGTCGCCACGAATGATAGCCTTTCTAGCACAGGTATCAAAAGTAACCACATGTCGGCGGTGGTAGACAGGTCCAGATTCGATGCTAGTCTTGTCAGCGCTAGGATAGACATGGAAGCCCTGAGGAAGAACGACGGAAACGTAGTGGAGCTTGACTTTGAGCCAGAGACTCACATTCAATGTCTGTCGACAGTACGCAGTGACCTAGCCTCTTACTCGCCTTTTACACCGGGACGCCAGCGCTATCCTATAAAGCTGTACTCATCGG ATCTAAGCGAGGAGGCAAGAGCTGATATTATCGAGGAGCAGGTTTgtgagcagcagcagtcgTCCGACGGCGAACTATTCTACCGCCTCAGCCTTCATTGGGGAACATATAAGAATGACGTCTCCCCCCCAGACAACAAGTGGCTCGAT GAACTGCTGCGATATTTGAGGCGGATCGACCATTTCTGGTCGCAAATATGTCCCACGAGTGAGATAAAAAGGAAGGTGGATGCAGCTACTATAGAAATCCTTGATAACCAAGCACCAGGCAGCGTCCAAGAGGCTTTTGACCAGAAAGATTTGTTTATCAATCTCGAGGATGCGCAGAGGGATCTCGTGTGGACGCGCATCCTTGAGGCCACTCGTGACAGAACCGTTCCCACTGTGCATTCCTTCTTCCGAAACCTGGGATATCTGGGTGCTGTTGCTTATAGCATGGACAGGCTACGGGATCCTCCTCCTAGTAAACGACCCACTAAAGACCGTCGCCAGAAGCGAAAGAAACGACCGGAATTCAAACGGGATAGCCAGAAAAAAGTGTCCTTGAGACAGGGATTCCAAGATGGCTTCCAAAAAGACGCCATGGATAATCGCGTTATTCAAGCGTCAGAGAATTGCTACAAAATGGTTCATGCAGAGCACATCGACGGTTTTGAACTTGGATACCAAACGCTTTGGGCGTTCTGTCTTCGGTGGCACCCAATGCTTCCGAGGCTCGAAAGCGACCATCGTGTCATTGGGGAGACAGATCAAGAACAGTCAGTGTTGGCACATTTCGCGAAGCTTGCTCACAGAATCGGTTTCCGCTCCTCCAGAATCAATGATATACAGCAGCAATCGACCGCGACAGGATTGGCCAACAAGCAGGAA CCGAGCAAGAAGGCGCTGGAAAATATGAGACACATGCTTTTCGTGCCAAACTTCTATAACACCACTGCCGAAATGTTGGCGTTCCCTCCCTTCTTCGTGCAGCGCTCCTTATATCTTGATATCTTTAGTTCATGCCAGGCGGATGCAATCACGACGATGCTTTGTACCGGTTTGCAGGAGCAAGATCACATAATAGTCGAGGCGCAGAATGAACGAAGACTAGAAGACAATGTTGAACGGTGCCTTGGACAGCAGCTTGCGGAGGCAAGGGACACCATCAGCCAGCTCAGGAATAGCCTCAAAGCTCTTCAGGTGGAGCACGCTATATGTGGGGGTCTAAAGGCGGAGTTGGAAAAGTGTTCCCTAGCATCATTGAAGCAAGCCCAGGATGCAGAATTTTCAAGGTCAGTACTACAACAACAACTCCATGACCTTCAGCACAGCAGGTCAAAAGGCCAATGGGCTGCATCAGGGCACAGGAAGCTTTTGCAGAGCAACGAAAACGATCAGCAGCCACTACAGGCCGGCCCAGACCAGGAAAAGGCTACAGCAGGCGGAAATACCCCGCTGGCACTACCCGACTCTGACATGCCAGATTGGGATTTAGATGTCTCTAATGAAGCCCCAACTTATCAGTGGAGTAGTAGTCAGGAAGACCTGGATATTCGTCTTGAGGTACAGAGACTACTAGCTTAA
- a CDS encoding hypothetical protein (At least one base has a quality score < 10), producing the protein MATRDRKRKTRFIDTQDEELRRSPRPNIVGYNQNGPCDGIKIGHSVGSYNSVLAKADPGIPPPHGLRHNSEKGLQIAGSSSKEHYKTFFTMIIGRRKVDAAYRRSNTYGPVSNNGPKNAWLKKVSGEDSEKQLQIAQSIGHENFVRQLAVYEERGDFVVAYEFVPISLSEVVANKNLSGSELATILKQVIAGFLYLEQHGLCHAQLTCSDILISHEGNVKIWGHQYYRSQSSAPMVDALCLLTAELMSGREGIQQPETVSYGRWQDHADFIDFFKQMLAAKSEQNHGSTGTKSSLERLSRHPFLTQAPPPDSLEIFLHFIRNTTRWIVT; encoded by the exons ATGGCCACAAGAGACAGAAAACGCAAGACACGTTTCATCGACACCCAAGACGAGGAGCTACGTAGATCGCCACGTCCTAACATTGTGGGCTATAATCAAAATGGTCCATGCGATGGGATTAAAATCGGCCATTCTGTCGGTAGTTACAATTCAGTCCTGGCCAAGGCGGATCCCGGTATCCCTCCACCACATGGTCTGCGTCACAATTCGGAAAAGGGGCTCCAGATTGCTGGGAGTTCATCCAAAGAGCACTACAAGACCTTCTTTACCATGATAATAGGACGTAGGAAAGTAGATGCGGCATACAGGAGGAGCAATACATATGGTCCGGTCAGCAATAATGGGCCAAAGAACGCATGGCTGAAGAAGGTATCTGGTGAAGATAGCGAGAAACAACTCCAAATTGCTCAGTCCATAGGGCATGAGAACTTTGTAAGGCAGCTTGCTGTTTATGAGGAGAGAGGGGATTTCGTTGTTGCCTATGAATTTGTACCAATATCTTTGTCCGAGGTTGTTGCAAATAAGAATCTTTCAGGATCGGAGTTAGCCACCATACTCAAACAG GTTATCGCTGGGTTTCTCTACCTGGAGCAACATGGCCTATGCCATGCCCAGCTCACCTGCTCCGATATTCTTATTAGCCATGAGGGAAATGTCAAGATCT GGGGCCATCAGTACTATCGATCGCAATCTTCGGCTCCTATGGTGGATGCCCTCTGTCTCTTGACAGCCGAGCTGATGTCCGGGCGTGAGGGCATCCAGCAGCCGGAAACAGTATCGTATGGCAGGTGGCAGGATCATGCCGACTTCATTGACTTTTTTAAACAGATGTTGGCAGCAAAGTCTGAGCAAAATCACGGTTCTACAGGGACGAAAAGTTCGCTTGAACGATTATCACGG CACCCTTTCCTAACACAGGCCCCGCCTCCTGACTCACTAGAAATATTTCTGCACTTTATCAGGAATACTACGCGTTGGATCGTAACATAG